The following are from one region of the Gemmatimonas sp. genome:
- a CDS encoding Uma2 family endonuclease, giving the protein MNSTTLQGIPREMTSAALMTAEELLAYSAPNQRVELVRGRLLVCEPSGSRHGEIEAGVVGALRLYLTRDRDARGAERTRGRLVCGDAGFWLSHDPDTVRAPDAAYISRERYDGSLPDGYAEFAPDLAVEVRSPSDRPGAVLAKIGDWLEAGARVVWVVDPRTRQVAIYRDDGAHDLLGGDDVLREELLLPGFVLPLVELFAE; this is encoded by the coding sequence ATGAACTCCACGACGCTTCAGGGGATCCCGCGCGAGATGACATCCGCCGCGCTGATGACCGCCGAGGAGCTGCTGGCGTATTCCGCGCCGAACCAGCGCGTGGAACTCGTGCGCGGGCGCCTGCTCGTGTGTGAGCCATCCGGGAGCCGGCATGGCGAGATCGAAGCGGGAGTCGTGGGCGCGCTGCGCCTGTACCTCACTCGCGACCGCGACGCGCGTGGCGCTGAGCGCACGCGGGGACGGCTCGTCTGCGGCGATGCCGGCTTCTGGCTGTCGCACGACCCGGACACTGTGCGCGCCCCCGATGCGGCGTACATCTCGCGTGAACGCTACGATGGATCACTGCCTGACGGGTACGCCGAATTCGCGCCAGATCTTGCGGTCGAGGTGCGTTCGCCGTCCGACCGCCCCGGCGCGGTGCTCGCGAAGATCGGGGACTGGCTCGAGGCTGGCGCCCGCGTGGTGTGGGTGGTCGATCCGCGAACGCGCCAGGTCGCGATTTACCGGGACGATGGCGCGCACGACCTGCTGGGCGGTGACGACGTGCTTCGGGAGGAGCTGCTGCTGCCCGGGTTCGTGCTCCCGCTGGTGGAGCTGTTCGCGGAGTAG
- a CDS encoding serine hydrolase — MRRTVAAVVLCALSTFACASAAAQPTTSGLTRLLESELARMPARTGVYVKHLTTGEEAAVRADEPFSSASVIKLTILVRAFQLVDQGKIRLTDRVEIGRAELRDGSGVLQYHDLGQTPTIKDLLTEMVITSDNVATDLLLTRVGGVDSLNTWLKRSGFAHLSMVARGHVYRRKILALVNPAFDSLTAEETTGLQYAQQGDALFELYASLFTGARAKWVDMVRDPVNKKILADGRSRLPVQDHAYWLGDMNPRETGRLLEAIERGTMTSASSAALMRTMLRRQQAGARRLPHFLDVPVAHKTGDSPVIANDVGMIYARSGTIIVAFFVNGVTGSLGETEDMIGRAAKRVVDYFDGPASPVRRSPAP, encoded by the coding sequence ATGCGGCGCACCGTCGCCGCGGTGGTGCTCTGCGCCCTGTCCACCTTCGCGTGTGCTTCCGCAGCGGCGCAGCCCACCACGAGCGGCCTCACCCGCCTGCTCGAATCCGAGCTCGCGCGCATGCCCGCGCGCACCGGCGTGTACGTGAAGCATCTCACCACCGGTGAAGAGGCGGCCGTGCGGGCGGATGAGCCGTTCAGCAGCGCGAGTGTCATCAAGCTCACCATCCTCGTCCGCGCCTTTCAGCTGGTGGACCAGGGAAAGATCCGCCTCACAGACCGCGTCGAAATCGGTCGGGCCGAGCTGCGCGATGGATCCGGTGTGCTACAGTATCACGACCTCGGCCAGACCCCCACGATCAAGGATCTGCTCACGGAGATGGTGATCACGAGCGACAACGTGGCCACGGATCTCCTGCTGACGCGAGTCGGCGGCGTGGACAGTCTCAACACGTGGCTCAAGCGTTCGGGCTTTGCGCACTTGAGCATGGTGGCGCGCGGGCACGTGTATCGCCGCAAGATTCTGGCGCTGGTGAATCCGGCGTTCGATTCACTGACGGCCGAGGAGACTACGGGATTGCAGTACGCGCAGCAGGGCGACGCGCTGTTCGAGCTGTATGCGTCGCTCTTCACCGGCGCGCGGGCCAAGTGGGTGGACATGGTGCGCGACCCGGTCAACAAAAAAATTCTCGCCGACGGTCGGAGCCGATTGCCAGTGCAAGACCACGCCTACTGGTTGGGCGACATGAATCCGCGCGAAACAGGGCGCCTGCTCGAGGCCATCGAGCGCGGCACGATGACCTCGGCCTCGAGCGCCGCGCTGATGCGCACGATGCTGCGTCGCCAGCAGGCCGGCGCGCGACGGCTCCCGCATTTCCTCGATGTGCCGGTGGCGCACAAGACGGGTGACAGCCCCGTCATCGCGAATGACGTGGGCATGATCTACGCGCGATCGGGAACCATCATCGTCGCCTTCTTCGTAAATGGTGTGACGGGATCGCTGGGCGAGACGGAAGACATGATCGGACGGGCCGCGAAGCGCGTCGTCGATTATTTCGACGGCCCGGCTTCTCCTGTACGGCGTTCACCGGCACCATAA
- a CDS encoding FlgO family outer membrane protein, translated as MTDLRTQLQSTLGDGYTLERELGGGGMSRVFVAHENALGRTVVVKVIAPELAEGVSAERFACEVKLAARLQQANIVPVISTGSSGSLPYYTMPFVTGESLRARLASGTRLTVSQAVSILRDVARALSYAHAQGVVHRDIKPENILLSGGTAVVTDFGIAKALSASRTLDDAAAQAASTSLTQAGGSIGTPAYMAPEQAVGADVDHRADIYAWGVVAYELLAGAHPFTAKANSTQMIAAHLTETPAPLTSRNADVSPALNDLVQRCLAKDATHRPASADEVLQALDAIATPSAVTGSAARSGATVPSGRRRNVMLLAGGVIAIAAVVALVSKGWRVGVALTPSASPTTASNAAAAAVNRSIAVLPLANLSGDKADDFFGIGLAEEMTRALSKTGVRVIGRSSAGALQARGMDESAIARELGVGSLLTGSVQRAAGQVRVNVSLVSATDGAVTWTEKYDRPLTNVFALQDEIARAVATKLLGALGGARAAQATRVETVDPEAYAWYLQGQVLFGRRTAQTVRQSIALFERAVARDPSFARAQGALALAISAIPFYEQGTARTTAPLAIAAARRAIALDSTVAEAWGAIGSAKSSLWENLEADANYRRAQMLDSSVATLWGWHALNLIHMGRFEEARDRTARAQAAEPASLIARTWAAQLLMTERRYREADSATRAILAMDSTYALALDARGEVLSYLGKHDDAVAVLTRNLAQLPTDRPNQTEGILAYVLARAGKPAESRAAMNHLRRVNGGELPAMAVLAATFEVLGDHAGAVDMIARAVKQSDNWLQMYNRAERYDALRKDPRADAIMASIEK; from the coding sequence GTGACCGACCTCCGCACCCAACTGCAGTCCACCCTCGGCGATGGCTACACCCTCGAGCGCGAGCTTGGCGGCGGTGGCATGTCACGGGTGTTCGTGGCGCACGAAAACGCTCTGGGCCGCACGGTGGTGGTGAAGGTGATTGCCCCCGAACTCGCCGAAGGCGTGAGCGCCGAACGCTTTGCGTGCGAAGTCAAGCTGGCGGCGCGATTGCAGCAGGCGAACATCGTGCCCGTGATCAGCACCGGCAGCTCGGGCTCGCTGCCGTACTACACGATGCCGTTCGTGACCGGCGAATCGCTGCGCGCGCGACTGGCGAGTGGCACGCGCCTCACGGTGAGCCAAGCGGTGAGCATTCTGCGCGACGTGGCACGGGCGCTGTCGTATGCGCACGCGCAGGGCGTGGTACATCGCGACATCAAGCCGGAGAACATTCTGTTGTCGGGCGGCACGGCGGTGGTGACGGACTTCGGCATCGCGAAAGCGCTGAGTGCGTCGCGTACGCTTGACGACGCGGCCGCGCAGGCTGCAAGCACGTCGCTCACGCAGGCGGGAGGGTCGATCGGGACGCCGGCGTACATGGCGCCCGAGCAAGCGGTGGGCGCCGATGTGGACCATCGCGCCGACATCTATGCGTGGGGCGTCGTGGCGTATGAGCTGCTGGCCGGTGCCCATCCGTTTACGGCCAAGGCGAACAGCACGCAGATGATCGCTGCGCATCTCACCGAAACACCGGCGCCGCTCACTTCGCGCAACGCGGATGTGTCGCCGGCGCTCAACGATCTCGTGCAGCGCTGCCTGGCTAAGGATGCCACGCATCGTCCGGCCAGCGCCGACGAAGTGCTGCAGGCGTTGGATGCGATAGCGACGCCGAGTGCGGTGACGGGATCTGCGGCACGCAGCGGCGCCACGGTACCGAGTGGCCGACGACGGAACGTGATGCTGCTGGCGGGTGGCGTGATCGCCATCGCTGCCGTGGTGGCGTTGGTGTCGAAAGGCTGGCGAGTCGGGGTCGCGCTGACGCCGAGTGCGTCGCCGACTACCGCGAGCAACGCGGCGGCGGCCGCCGTGAATCGCTCGATCGCCGTGTTGCCGCTGGCCAACCTGAGCGGCGACAAGGCCGACGATTTCTTCGGCATCGGGCTGGCCGAGGAAATGACACGCGCGCTCTCCAAGACCGGCGTGCGCGTGATCGGACGCTCGAGCGCCGGTGCATTGCAGGCGCGTGGCATGGATGAAAGCGCGATCGCGCGCGAACTGGGCGTGGGCTCGTTGCTCACCGGTAGTGTGCAGCGTGCCGCGGGGCAGGTACGCGTGAATGTCTCGCTCGTGTCGGCGACAGACGGTGCGGTGACGTGGACGGAGAAGTACGATCGCCCGCTCACGAACGTGTTCGCGCTGCAGGACGAGATCGCGCGCGCCGTGGCCACCAAGTTGCTCGGCGCACTGGGAGGGGCCCGTGCGGCGCAGGCCACGCGCGTGGAGACTGTCGACCCCGAGGCCTATGCCTGGTATCTCCAGGGCCAGGTGTTGTTCGGGCGACGGACCGCGCAAACGGTGCGTCAATCCATCGCGCTGTTCGAACGTGCGGTGGCTCGCGATCCGTCGTTCGCCCGTGCGCAGGGCGCGCTCGCGTTGGCCATCTCGGCGATCCCGTTCTACGAGCAAGGGACGGCGCGCACGACCGCCCCCCTTGCCATCGCTGCCGCCCGACGCGCGATCGCCCTCGATTCAACGGTCGCGGAGGCGTGGGGGGCGATTGGGTCCGCGAAGTCGAGCCTGTGGGAGAATCTCGAGGCCGACGCGAACTACCGGCGGGCACAGATGCTCGACTCCAGTGTCGCGACGCTCTGGGGCTGGCACGCGCTGAATCTCATTCACATGGGCCGCTTCGAAGAGGCCCGTGATCGGACCGCGCGTGCGCAAGCGGCGGAACCCGCCTCACTAATCGCGCGCACGTGGGCCGCGCAGCTGCTCATGACGGAGCGCCGTTATCGTGAGGCCGACTCGGCCACGCGTGCGATCCTCGCGATGGACTCGACCTACGCGTTGGCGCTGGACGCACGCGGTGAGGTCCTGAGCTATCTCGGCAAGCACGACGATGCGGTTGCCGTGTTGACCCGGAACCTCGCTCAGCTCCCCACCGATCGACCGAACCAGACGGAAGGCATTCTCGCCTACGTGCTGGCCCGTGCCGGGAAGCCCGCCGAGTCGCGCGCCGCCATGAACCATCTGCGTCGCGTCAACGGTGGCGAGCTGCCGGCCATGGCCGTGCTGGCCGCCACGTTCGAGGTGCTTGGCGATCATGCCGGCGCCGTTGACATGATCGCGCGGGCCGTAAAGCAATCGGATAACTGGCTACAGATGTACAACCGCGCCGAGCGCTATGACGCGCTGCGTAAGGATCCGCGCGCGGACGCGATCATGGCGAGCATCGAGAAATGA
- a CDS encoding protein kinase, whose protein sequence is MTDLRAQLQSTLGPGYTLERELGGGGMSRVFVAHENALGREVVVKVLAPELSASVSAERFTREIATAARLQQANIVPVLSAGISGGVSYYTMPFVKGESLRAQVAGGITLLMHDRINVLRDVARALAYAHGEGVIHRDIKPDNILLSGGTAVVTDFGIAKAISASRTMDGAAPVSPDGTLTQVGSSIGTPAYMAPEQAVGEAVDARADLYAWGVVAYELLSGAHPFAGKTGTSQLIAAHIAEPPRALADVASNVPNEVSALVMQCLEKNPAQRPANASALLSRLSGITTPSVDTPPRSAPRPPRPLWLKVAVPALLLALAEAGTRWYAKRTPPVATAAATQTVVVIPFDNLGAADDAYFADGITEEIAGRLARVPGLSVIARASVLRYRGSNKSPQDIARELGADYALSGSIRWARIAGASGRGANDSTLVRIVPALIRVSTGAQIWGEPLQQRLTDVFKVQADVAERVASALSLTLGAADLAAVRRPESMYADARDAQLLGRFLLKQRGLVNLKRAAEQFGRAIALDSSYARAWAGQAEAIAYLPNYGESTSRAQSSAFALTSALRAVALDSMQSDAHLALATVYEQDQRFSAGLPAAERAVQLDSGNAQAWKERGVLLLALGRVAEAESPLRRALALEPLIPVVHQEISLWYLALGRVDSAAAVIRRMVAENADNATVHWYAELTFGAARKFADARAECIKTAKPEAMCGQIWGDARGIRNTASARALLDTINPAQVASNSLRLSHQAIVYAQIGAVDSAFSRLQLAVRTKEPTLYGVINSLEFTPLHGDPRWAALVAEYRGRL, encoded by the coding sequence ATGACCGATCTTCGCGCCCAACTGCAATCCACCCTTGGGCCCGGCTACACCCTCGAGCGCGAACTCGGCGGTGGTGGCATGTCGCGCGTGTTCGTGGCGCACGAGAACGCGCTGGGCCGCGAGGTAGTAGTAAAAGTGCTGGCGCCGGAACTCTCGGCGAGCGTGAGCGCCGAGCGCTTCACGCGTGAGATCGCGACCGCGGCACGGTTGCAGCAGGCGAACATCGTACCGGTGTTGTCGGCGGGGATATCGGGAGGCGTGTCGTATTACACGATGCCGTTCGTGAAAGGCGAGTCGTTGCGCGCGCAGGTAGCCGGTGGCATCACGCTGTTGATGCACGATCGGATCAACGTGCTGCGCGATGTCGCGCGCGCGTTGGCGTACGCGCACGGGGAAGGCGTGATTCATCGCGACATCAAGCCCGACAACATCCTGTTGTCTGGCGGCACGGCGGTGGTCACCGACTTCGGTATCGCCAAGGCGATCAGTGCGTCGCGCACGATGGACGGCGCCGCGCCCGTGTCGCCAGACGGTACCCTCACGCAAGTCGGCAGCAGCATCGGCACGCCGGCGTACATGGCCCCCGAACAAGCGGTTGGCGAAGCGGTGGATGCGCGCGCCGACCTCTACGCGTGGGGCGTCGTCGCGTACGAGCTGTTGTCCGGCGCGCATCCGTTTGCGGGCAAGACTGGTACCTCGCAACTGATTGCGGCCCACATCGCCGAGCCGCCGCGCGCACTCGCCGACGTCGCATCGAACGTGCCGAACGAGGTGAGCGCGCTCGTGATGCAGTGCCTCGAGAAGAATCCCGCGCAGCGACCGGCCAACGCGAGCGCACTGCTCTCGCGGCTGAGTGGCATCACCACACCGAGCGTAGACACGCCGCCACGAAGTGCTCCGCGACCGCCGCGACCGCTGTGGTTGAAGGTCGCCGTGCCTGCACTGCTGCTCGCACTGGCCGAAGCGGGCACCCGCTGGTACGCGAAGCGCACGCCACCCGTGGCCACGGCGGCCGCCACGCAAACGGTCGTGGTCATTCCCTTCGACAACCTTGGTGCCGCCGACGATGCGTACTTCGCCGACGGGATCACCGAGGAGATTGCCGGACGTCTCGCGCGTGTACCGGGGCTGAGTGTGATCGCACGCGCCAGTGTGTTGCGCTACCGCGGCTCCAACAAGTCGCCGCAGGACATCGCGCGCGAACTGGGCGCCGACTACGCGCTGAGCGGATCCATTCGGTGGGCACGCATTGCCGGCGCGAGCGGTCGCGGTGCGAACGATAGCACGCTGGTGCGCATCGTGCCGGCGCTCATTCGTGTGAGCACCGGGGCGCAGATCTGGGGGGAACCGCTGCAGCAACGGCTCACCGATGTCTTCAAGGTGCAGGCCGATGTCGCGGAGCGCGTGGCCAGCGCACTGTCTCTTACGCTGGGCGCCGCCGACCTCGCGGCAGTGCGGCGGCCGGAAAGCATGTATGCCGATGCGCGCGACGCGCAGCTGCTGGGGCGCTTTCTGCTCAAGCAGCGTGGACTCGTCAATCTGAAACGTGCGGCGGAACAGTTTGGCCGGGCCATCGCGCTCGATTCATCGTACGCACGCGCGTGGGCCGGACAGGCGGAAGCCATCGCCTATCTGCCGAACTACGGTGAATCGACGTCGAGAGCGCAGTCCAGTGCGTTTGCGCTCACGTCGGCACTGCGTGCCGTCGCGCTGGATAGCATGCAGTCTGATGCGCACCTGGCACTGGCCACCGTGTATGAGCAAGACCAGCGGTTTAGTGCCGGACTGCCCGCCGCGGAGCGCGCTGTCCAATTGGACTCGGGCAATGCGCAGGCTTGGAAGGAGCGCGGCGTACTGCTGCTGGCGCTCGGGCGCGTCGCCGAAGCCGAATCACCATTGCGACGCGCGCTGGCGTTGGAACCGCTTATCCCCGTGGTGCACCAGGAGATCTCGCTGTGGTACCTTGCCCTCGGACGGGTGGATTCCGCCGCGGCGGTCATCCGTCGTATGGTTGCCGAGAACGCAGACAACGCCACCGTACACTGGTACGCGGAACTGACCTTCGGCGCTGCTCGCAAATTCGCGGACGCGCGAGCGGAGTGCATCAAGACCGCGAAGCCGGAAGCGATGTGTGGCCAGATATGGGGAGACGCGCGGGGAATCCGAAATACCGCGTCTGCGCGGGCGCTGCTCGATACGATCAACCCCGCGCAGGTGGCGTCGAACTCACTGCGACTCTCGCACCAAGCAATCGTCTACGCACAAATTGGTGCGGTGGACTCGGCGTTTTCGCGACTACAGCTCGCCGTGCGCACAAAGGAGCCGACCTTGTACGGGGTGATCAATTCGTTGGAATTCACGCCATTGCATGGAGACCCGCGATGGGCGGCCCTTGTGGCTGAGTATCGAGGGCGACTGTGA